The genomic segment AGCAGCGCGATCCCCGTCGCGGTCACTCCGGCGAACAGCCCGTCCGCCGAGACGCCCAGCCAGATCACCCCGGGGAACAGCGCCACGAACGGCAGCATCGCGCGAGCCGCCTCGGGCCGTCCGAGCGCGCGAACGGTCACCGGGACGGCCACCGCGAACAGGCAGCCGACCAGCACGCAAACGGTTGCGGCCCAGGCCCCGCCGCCGAGGCCGACGCGGTCCAGCCAGACGAAGACCAGCGTCGCGCCGGGCGGGTGGCCGGACACGTGGGTGGTCCACGAATCGGGCTGGAAATCGAGGATGCGGGAGCTGAACTCACGCAGCATGACCGGGATGTCGGTGATGCCGGGGACCTCGTGCAGGTACTCGTGGTCGCTTTCGAGCCGCCCGGCGAACCCGGTGCGGAAGCCGTCGACCAGCGCGAGCGCCATCGTCCAGCAGACCGTGACGCCGTAGCCGAGCGCGAGCAGCGGCCGCCACGAAAGCCGTTCGGCCAGCGAAGGTCCCCACATCACCACGGCCGCGGCGAGCACCACGGCGAACAGCGAGCCGGGGCCGACGCGTGGCAGCCAGTCGCCGTAGAGCGGCGGCGCGAACGCGAAGATGACCACCCCGGAGCCGGGGCGGTTGAAGTGGATCCCGAGCGCGGTGCCGAGCGCGACGAGTACCGCGGCGGCGCCGACGGCGAGCAGATCGCTTCGGAGCGCGACGGACTCGCGCGGCTGGACGTCGACCACCAGCGCACGGTAAGCCGTGCGATGACCGCCCGTCGAGCCGCGGGCGGCAGATGTCACCACCCGGTAAGAACCTGAGTGCTGTCACAATTCGGTAAGCACGCCAAGGCTTTCTCAGTGTCCACTGCGGACCTAACGTGACCGACCGTGATGGTCGACGTGATACTTCCCTGTCTCGACGAAGCGGGCGCGCTGCCCGGGGTGCTCGGCGCGCTGCCCGACGGTTACCGAGCGATCGTGGTCGACAACGGCTCCGGCGACGGCTCGCCGGAGATCGCCGCGGCCCTGGGCGCGAAGGTGGTCCACGAACCGCGGCGTGGCTATGGCGCGGCAGTCCACAGTGGACTCGAAGCGGCGACGACCGACCTGGTCGCCTTCCTCGACGCCGACGGCTCGCTGGATCCGCGCGAACTGCCGCGGCTGGTGGCCGCTGTCCAGGGCGGTGCCGATCTCGCCGTCGGCAGGAGGGTGCCGGTCGAACGCGGGGTTTGGCCGTGGCACGCGAAGGCGGGCAACGCCCTGCTCGCGGCGTTGTTGCGAAGGCGCGGACTCGAAGTCAGCGACATCGCGCCGATCCGCGTCGCGCGCCGGGCGGACCTGCTCGCGCTGGGCATCACCGATCGCGCCTTCGGCTATCCGCTGGAACTGCTGGTGAAGGCCGGTCGCGCGGACTGGCGGATCGAGGAGTTCGAGGTCAGCTACCGCGAACGCGCCAAGGGCACGAAGTCGAAGGTCTCCGGCTCGGTGCGTGGCACGCTGCGCGCGGTCCGCGACATGGGGCGGGTGCTCGCCCGATGACCGCGTTCGCCCTGCTGGTGGTCGCGAAGTCGCCCGTGCCCGGCTTCGCCAAGACACGCCTGTGCCCGCCGGCGACGCCCGAGCAGGCCGCGGCCATCGCCGCCGCGTCCCTGCTCGACACGCTCGACGCCGTGCTCGCCACCCCGGGCGCGGTGCCGGTGGTCGCCTTCACCGGCGCACTCGACCAGGCCGCGAACCGCACCGAGATCACCGCCGCGCTGCAGCACACCACGGCATTTCCCCAGCGTGGAGACGGTTTCGGCGAACGGCTGGCCAACGCGCACGCCGACACCGCGGCCCGCTGCCCCGGCCTGCCCGTGCTGCAGATCGGCATGGACACACCGCAGGTCACGCCGGACCTCCTCGCTGCCACCGCCGCCCGGCTCGACGAGCGGGAGGCCGTGCTCGGCCCCGCCGACGACGGCGGCTGGTGGGCGCTGGGCCTGCGCGACCCGCTCCAGGCCGCCGTACTCGTCGACGTGCCGATGTCCAGGCCGGACACCGGCGCGCTGACCCGCAAGGCGCTCGACGGGCTCACCATCGGCATCACCAGCCGTCTGTCCGATGTGGACACGATGGCGGACGCGATCGCCGTGGCGTCGCGGACGAACGGCCGCTTCGCCGCCGCCGTGCTGGGGCAGGCGGCATGACGGCCTTCGACACCGGCCTGCTCGGCGGCCCCTGCTGGCTGGAGTCGGGCACCGGCGAACGCGTGCGGCTGCCCGCCGAGCGGTGGAGCGAGGAACCCGGCGCCGGCGACGAGCTGCTGCTCGGGCGCTGCACCGGACCGACCCTCGACCTCGGCTGCGGTCCAGGCCGCCTCACCGCCGCGCTGACCGACCGCGGGGTCACCGCGCTCGGCGTCGACCATTCGGCGGTCGCCGTCCGGCTGACCCGGGCCCGCGGTGCGCTCGCCCTGCACCGCGATCTCTTCCGGACGCTGCCGGGCGAAGGCCGCTGGCGGCACGTCCTGCTCGCCGACGGCAACATCGGCATCGGCGGCGACCCGGTGGCCCTGCTCGACCGCGTCCGGCGACTGCTCGGCGCGGACGGCTCGGTGCTGGTGGAACTCGACCCGCCCGGCCGTGGCCTGCGGCGGAGCGACGTCCGGATCGGCAGCGGTTCGTGGTTCCCGTGGGCCTGGGTCGGTGCCGAGGCGATCGACGGGATCGCGGACCGCACCGGCTTCCGTCCGGAATGGACGGGCATCAGCGGACACCGCTGGTTCGCCGAATTGAGGCGGGCGTGAACCGCTTCCACGCGGCAGCGCACTCGCCCGCAGTCACCACCCGGATCGGCGTGGCGCTCGGCATCGCGTTCGGGATCTGCTTCCTCACCGGCCTGCTCAGCCACCTCATCCAGCACCCGCCCGGCTGGTTCGGCTGGCCGAGCCGCCCGGTGCACCTCTACCGGATCACCCAGGGACTGCACGTGATCAGCGGCATCGCGTCCATCCCGCTGCTGCTGGCGAAGCTGTGGACCGTCTACCCGAAACTGTTCGAGAAGCCGCCGGTGCGATCGGTCGCGCACGCGCTCGAACGGCTGTCGATCCTGGTGCTGTCCGGCGCGGCTTTCTTCGAGCTGGTCACGGGCCTGCTGAACGTGGCGCAGAACTACCCGTGGGACTTCTACTTCCCGTCGCTGCACTACGCCGTCGCGTGGATCGCGATCGGTTCGGTGGTGGTGCACGTCGCGGTCAAACTGCCGATCGTGCGCGGGCCGAAAGAGCCGGAAAAGCCGTCGCCGGGGTTGTCGCGGCGCGGATTCCTGCGGTCCACCTGGCTGGTCACCGGCGTGGCCGTGGTGGCGACCGCGGGCGCGACGGTTCCCCTGCTGCGCAACATCTCCGGCCTCTCGTGGCGTTCGGGCAAGGACCTGCCGGTGAACCGGACCGCGGCGGCGGCAGGCGTGCTCGACACCGCGCGGGATCCGGCGTGGCGCCTGGAAGTCGCCACCGCGGCCGGGACCAGATCGTTCACCCGCGCCGAACTCGCCGCACTCCCCCAGACCACCGCGGAACTGCCGATCGCGTGCGTCGAAGGCTGGAGTCACTCGGCCGTGTGGAGCGGAGTCGCGTTCCCCGACCTGCTGCGGGCTGCGGGCGCCGAACCCGGCGCCGAGGTGCGCGTGCTGTCCCTCGAACGTGGCGGCCTGTACGCCACCAGCGAGTTGCCCGGTACGCACACCGCCGACCCGCTGACCCTGCTCGCGCTCACCCTCGACGGCGAGGAACTGCCGCCCGACCACGGGTATCCGTGCCGGGTGATCGCGCCGAACCGGCCGGGCGTGCTGCAGACGAAGTGGGTCCGGCGACTGGAGGTCCGATGAGGTTCCTGCTCGCCCTGCCGGGCCTCGCGGCGCTGGTCTACGGCGTGACGTTGCTGGTGCCGCTGGCCGACATCCCGGTCGGCATCTGGCTGGTCGCCGGTCCGCTGGTGCACGACCTGCTGCTCGCGCCGCTGATCGCCGTCGCCGGGTACGCCATCAGCCGCTGGGCTTCGCCGCCGGTGCTGGTCGGCGGCGCGGCCACCGGGGTGCTGTGCCTGCTGGCCGTCCCACTGCTGTGGCGCACCTACGGCACCCCGCCCAGCCCCGGCCTGCACGACGGCGACACCTGGCTCGGCCTCGGCCTCACGCTCGCCGCCGTCTGGCTCGCCGCCGCCCTGTTCACCCTGGTCAAGCCCTGGGTGGAGGCACGAAAAAACCGCGGGTGACCTGGTCGGGTCACCCGCGGTTCTCCTCCACCGGCCCCTGGGGGTCGAGCCGGGAGTTGGTCTCGGTCGCCACTGCGACCGAGCGTCTAGTTGGTCGGGACCGGTTGCCCACCGAGCGTGACTTCTATCACATTATTAGAGGACAGCGTCAATTTCACCTTGTCGCCCGGAACTTTCGTCCGAATGGCCGCAACCAGGGCGTCCGAGCTGTCCACCACGCGGTCGTCGATCTTGGTCACCACGTCGCCACCCTTGAGCCCGGCCTGCTCGGCGGGGCTGCCCTGGGTGACCTCCCGGATCGACGCGCCGCCTTCCTGCGCGTCGGTCACGGTCGCCCCGATGAAGGTCTGCGTGGCCTGACCGGTCTTGATGATCTCGTCCGCGGTCCGGCGGGCCTGGTCGATCGGGATGGCGAAGCCGATGCCGACGTTGCCGCCCTGCTGCTGGCCGCTGCTCGGCGGGCTGTAGATGGCCGAGTTGATGCCGATGATCTGGCCGTCCATGTTCGCCAGCGGGCCACCCGAGTTGCCCGGGTTGATCGCCGCGTCGGTCTGCACCGCGTCCATCACGGTGGACTGGCTGCCCTGCTCGCCGCCCGCCCGCACCGGCCGGTGCAGCGCGCTGACGATGCCCGAGGTCACCGTGCCGGACAGCTCGAACGGCGAACCGATGGCGACCACGCCCTGGCCGACCTTCAGATCGTCCGAGCGCCCCAGCTCGACCGGTGTCAGCCCGCTGACGCCCTCGGCCTTCACCACCGCCACGTCGGAACTCGGGTCCCGGCCGACCACGGTCGCCGGGGCCTTGCGCCCGTCCTGGAACACCACCTGGATCTGCCCGCCACCGTTCGCGGCGTTCTCCACCACGTGGTTGTTGGTCAGCACGTAGCCGTTGGCGTCGATCACGAAGCCCGAGCCGCCGTTCGCCTGCCCACCCCGGCCGGCGACCTGCAACTGGACCACGCTCGGCGACACCTTCTGGGCCACCGACTCGACCGAACCCGCCGGCGCGTTGCCGGTCTGCCTGGCGGGTTGCGGGGCTTCGAGCGAGCTGGCCGACTGCGTGGCGCCGTCCGAGGCCAGGTAACCACCGACCGCGCCCGCGCCACCGCCGACCAGCAGCGCCAGCACGGCCACCCCGGCGACGAGCTTGCCCGCGCCACCCTGCCCGCGCTGCGGCTGGGGCTGGTGCTGCTGCGGGGTCCCGTAGCCTGCCGTGCCCGGCTGGTACGGCTGGTAGTACGGCTGACCGGGGGTCGCGTACGGGTTCTGCTGCTGTTGCTGTTGTTCCGAGTGCGCGCTCGGCGCCGACCACGGATTCGGCGCGGCGTACTCGTTCCCAGCGGAGTTATCCGGCTTGTCCTGAGCTTCCGGCCCCTGGCCGTGCGGGTCGTTCTCGGTCATGTCTCCACCATGCGCTCCGGTCCTGAGAGGCACCTGAGCCGAAGCTGTGGGTTGCACCAGAACGGCTCAGAGCGCGGCGCGCAGCCTCTCCGCGATCTGTTCCGGGGTGGTGTCGTTGACCCAGACAGCCATCCCGGACTCCGAACCAGCAAGGTACTTCAACTTGTCCTTGCTCCGCAGCACGGAGAACAGCTCGAGGTGCAGCCACCAGTCCTCACGGCCCGCGCCGACCGGCGCCTGGTGCCAGCCCGCGACGTACGGCAGTGGCCGGGAGTAAAGCGCGTCACACCGGCGCAGGACTTCCAAGTAGACGGTCGCGAAGTCGTCGCGTTCGGCGTCGGTGAGCGCGGGGATGTCCGGCACCTGGCGGTGCGGCACCACCTGCACCTGCACCGGCCAGCGCGCGGCGGGCGGCACGAAAGCCGTCCAGTGCGCGCCGCGGGCGACCACGCGCTTGCCCGCGGCCTGCTCGGCGGCGAGCACGTCCCCGAGCACGTGGCTGCCGTGCTCGGCCTGGTAGGCCCGGGCCACTTCCAGCATGCGGGCGGTCTTCGGCGTCACGAACGGGTAGGCGTAGATCTGCCCGTGCGGGTGGTGCAGGGTGACGCCGATCTCCTCACCCCGGTTCTCGAACGGGAAGACCTGGCGCACACCGTCCAAAGCGGACAGCTCGGCGGTGCGGTCGGCCCAGGCCTCCACCACGGTCCGCACCTGGCGCGGGCTCAGCTGCCCGAACGAGCGGTCGTGGTCGCTGGTGAAGCAGACCACCTCGCAGCGGCCACGGCCCGGCGCCAGCGGCACCATCGGCATGCCGTCCACAGTGGATTCGGCGCCGGAGACACCCTGCGAGAAGGACGGGAAGCGGTTCTCGAAGACCGCGACCTCGTAGTCGGATTCGGGGATCTCGCTGGGCTTGCCCGGTTTGGTCGGGCACAGCGGGCAGAGATCGGCAGGCGGTTTGTAGGTGCGGGTCTGGCGGTGCGCCGCCATCGCCACCCACTCGCCGGTGAGCGGGTCGAGCCGGATCTCCGAGGCGGCCGCGACCGGCGGCAGGTCCCTGGTGTCCACCGCGTCGCGCGGCGGGGCGTGCTCGTCGGCGTCGAAGTAGATGATCTCCCGGCCGTCCGCGAGCTTGTGCGACGTGCGCTTCACTCGTCGTCCCCCGGCACATTCGCGATGATCAACTCTCCAGCTTTCTCACTGAGGATTTCCCTGGCGCGTTCGGACAACCCGTCGTCGCTGACCACCACGTCGGCCTCGTCGAGATCGGCGATGGTGGAGATGCCGACGGTCTCCCACTTGGTGTGGTCGGCGAGCACCACCAGGCGGCGCCCCGCCTCGACCAGCGCCCGGTCGGTCTCGCTCTCGGTCAGGTTCGGGGTGGTGAAGCCGGGGCCGTCGGCCATGCCGTGCACCCCGAGGAAGACCACGTCCAGGTGCAGCGAGCGCAGGCTGTTCACCGCGACCGGGCCGACCAGCGCGTCGGACGGGGTCCGCACCCCGCCGGTGAGCACCACGGTGCGGTCGGGCTGGCTGGACCCGCGCAGCACGTCGGCGACCTGGATCGAGTTCGTCACGATGGTCAGCCCCGGCACCGCGTCCAGCGCCCTGGCCAGCGTCCAGGTGGTGGTGCCCGCCGAGATGCCGATCGCCGTGCCGGGTTTGACCAGGCCGGCGGCGAGGTCGGCGATGGCCTCCTTCTGCGCGCGCTGGCGCACGGACTTCGCCTCGAAGCCCGGCTCGTCGGTGCTCTTGCCGATCACCGAGGTCGCGCCGCCGTAGACCTTCTCGACCAGCCCTCGGCTGGCGAGCACGTCGAGGTCCCGGCGTACCGTCATGTCGGATACGCCCAGCCTGCCGACGAGGTCGCTGACCCGGACCGCTCCGGTCCGCCGCGCCTCTTCGAGAATCACCGCCTGTCGCTGCCGCGCCAGCACTTTGTCGACTCCATCCCGAACCCCATCAACTACACAAAATCCTACACGATCAAACACCCGCCGCGATCGTCAGGATTCTCAGCCGGGGACTCCGGGGAGCCGGATGGTCAGCAGTGCGCCACCGCCCGGTGCCTGCCCCGCGTACACCGTGCCGCCGTGGCGTTCGGCGGCCTGTTTGACGATGGCCAGCCCCAGCCCGGATCCGGGCAGCGTACGGGCTTCGGACGAGCGGTAGAACCGGTCGAACACCTTCGGCAGGTCCTCCTCGGCGATGCCGGGGCCGGAGTCGGCGACCTCGACCACCGCGGTGCCGTCACCGAGCGGGT from the Amycolatopsis magusensis genome contains:
- a CDS encoding class I SAM-dependent methyltransferase — its product is MTAFDTGLLGGPCWLESGTGERVRLPAERWSEEPGAGDELLLGRCTGPTLDLGCGPGRLTAALTDRGVTALGVDHSAVAVRLTRARGALALHRDLFRTLPGEGRWRHVLLADGNIGIGGDPVALLDRVRRLLGADGSVLVELDPPGRGLRRSDVRIGSGSWFPWAWVGAEAIDGIADRTGFRPEWTGISGHRWFAELRRA
- the galT gene encoding galactose-1-phosphate uridylyltransferase, with the translated sequence MKRTSHKLADGREIIYFDADEHAPPRDAVDTRDLPPVAAASEIRLDPLTGEWVAMAAHRQTRTYKPPADLCPLCPTKPGKPSEIPESDYEVAVFENRFPSFSQGVSGAESTVDGMPMVPLAPGRGRCEVVCFTSDHDRSFGQLSPRQVRTVVEAWADRTAELSALDGVRQVFPFENRGEEIGVTLHHPHGQIYAYPFVTPKTARMLEVARAYQAEHGSHVLGDVLAAEQAAGKRVVARGAHWTAFVPPAARWPVQVQVVPHRQVPDIPALTDAERDDFATVYLEVLRRCDALYSRPLPYVAGWHQAPVGAGREDWWLHLELFSVLRSKDKLKYLAGSESGMAVWVNDTTPEQIAERLRAAL
- a CDS encoding molybdopterin-dependent oxidoreductase: MNRFHAAAHSPAVTTRIGVALGIAFGICFLTGLLSHLIQHPPGWFGWPSRPVHLYRITQGLHVISGIASIPLLLAKLWTVYPKLFEKPPVRSVAHALERLSILVLSGAAFFELVTGLLNVAQNYPWDFYFPSLHYAVAWIAIGSVVVHVAVKLPIVRGPKEPEKPSPGLSRRGFLRSTWLVTGVAVVATAGATVPLLRNISGLSWRSGKDLPVNRTAAAAGVLDTARDPAWRLEVATAAGTRSFTRAELAALPQTTAELPIACVEGWSHSAVWSGVAFPDLLRAAGAEPGAEVRVLSLERGGLYATSELPGTHTADPLTLLALTLDGEELPPDHGYPCRVIAPNRPGVLQTKWVRRLEVR
- a CDS encoding DeoR/GlpR family DNA-binding transcription regulator — translated: MLARQRQAVILEEARRTGAVRVSDLVGRLGVSDMTVRRDLDVLASRGLVEKVYGGATSVIGKSTDEPGFEAKSVRQRAQKEAIADLAAGLVKPGTAIGISAGTTTWTLARALDAVPGLTIVTNSIQVADVLRGSSQPDRTVVLTGGVRTPSDALVGPVAVNSLRSLHLDVVFLGVHGMADGPGFTTPNLTESETDRALVEAGRRLVVLADHTKWETVGISTIADLDEADVVVSDDGLSERAREILSEKAGELIIANVPGDDE
- a CDS encoding glycosyltransferase family 2 protein — protein: MVDVILPCLDEAGALPGVLGALPDGYRAIVVDNGSGDGSPEIAAALGAKVVHEPRRGYGAAVHSGLEAATTDLVAFLDADGSLDPRELPRLVAAVQGGADLAVGRRVPVERGVWPWHAKAGNALLAALLRRRGLEVSDIAPIRVARRADLLALGITDRAFGYPLELLVKAGRADWRIEEFEVSYRERAKGTKSKVSGSVRGTLRAVRDMGRVLAR
- a CDS encoding S1C family serine protease, with product MTENDPHGQGPEAQDKPDNSAGNEYAAPNPWSAPSAHSEQQQQQQNPYATPGQPYYQPYQPGTAGYGTPQQHQPQPQRGQGGAGKLVAGVAVLALLVGGGAGAVGGYLASDGATQSASSLEAPQPARQTGNAPAGSVESVAQKVSPSVVQLQVAGRGGQANGGSGFVIDANGYVLTNNHVVENAANGGGQIQVVFQDGRKAPATVVGRDPSSDVAVVKAEGVSGLTPVELGRSDDLKVGQGVVAIGSPFELSGTVTSGIVSALHRPVRAGGEQGSQSTVMDAVQTDAAINPGNSGGPLANMDGQIIGINSAIYSPPSSGQQQGGNVGIGFAIPIDQARRTADEIIKTGQATQTFIGATVTDAQEGGASIREVTQGSPAEQAGLKGGDVVTKIDDRVVDSSDALVAAIRTKVPGDKVKLTLSSNNVIEVTLGGQPVPTN
- a CDS encoding TIGR04282 family arsenosugar biosynthesis glycosyltransferase yields the protein MTAFALLVVAKSPVPGFAKTRLCPPATPEQAAAIAAASLLDTLDAVLATPGAVPVVAFTGALDQAANRTEITAALQHTTAFPQRGDGFGERLANAHADTAARCPGLPVLQIGMDTPQVTPDLLAATAARLDEREAVLGPADDGGWWALGLRDPLQAAVLVDVPMSRPDTGALTRKALDGLTIGITSRLSDVDTMADAIAVASRTNGRFAAAVLGQAA